A portion of the Bacillus thuringiensis genome contains these proteins:
- the coxB gene encoding cytochrome c oxidase subunit II: MKKQWRLLSFVSLLALLLGGCGKAFQSTLIPQGEVAKMQYDLLLLASAIMVGVVLVVTIIFLYVIVRFRQKKGQEDYIPEQVEGNHKLEIIWTVIPIILLLILAVPTVTYTFKLADVSAMEKKNIDKDTIVVDVTANLYWWEFSYKSEKIVTSQDLVIPTGKKVYLNLKGADIKHSFWVPSLAGKMDTNTDNVNKMWLKADKSGTYNGFCTEFCGPSHSLMQFKVKALDESEYKNWLADMKKIDGKKEVASTKAQEGQEIFNKSCIGCHAVGSNDSRPPSARIAPNLANFADRDMVAGIAENNEENLKKWLKDPENMKPGNKMTGKYGNLTDDQIDALNAYLQTLKVEK, encoded by the coding sequence ATGAAGAAACAGTGGCGACTGCTTTCGTTCGTTTCACTGCTGGCTTTACTGTTAGGGGGATGCGGTAAAGCCTTTCAATCTACTTTAATTCCGCAAGGAGAAGTAGCAAAAATGCAATATGATTTACTTCTACTGGCGAGTGCAATCATGGTAGGAGTAGTACTAGTAGTTACTATTATTTTCTTGTATGTAATTGTGCGTTTCCGACAAAAGAAAGGTCAGGAAGATTATATTCCAGAGCAAGTTGAAGGAAATCACAAGCTAGAAATTATATGGACAGTTATTCCGATTATTCTTTTACTAATCTTAGCTGTTCCAACGGTTACATATACATTCAAACTTGCTGATGTAAGTGCGATGGAGAAAAAGAATATTGATAAAGATACTATCGTTGTTGATGTAACAGCGAATCTTTATTGGTGGGAATTTTCTTATAAATCAGAAAAGATAGTAACTTCGCAAGATTTAGTCATCCCCACAGGTAAGAAAGTGTATTTAAATTTGAAGGGTGCCGATATTAAACACTCATTTTGGGTTCCATCTTTAGCTGGGAAAATGGATACAAATACAGACAATGTGAACAAAATGTGGTTAAAGGCAGATAAATCGGGCACTTATAATGGTTTTTGTACAGAATTTTGCGGCCCATCACATTCTTTAATGCAATTTAAAGTGAAAGCTTTAGATGAAAGCGAGTACAAAAATTGGCTTGCTGATATGAAGAAGATTGATGGGAAGAAAGAAGTAGCTTCAACAAAGGCGCAAGAGGGCCAAGAAATATTTAATAAAAGCTGTATTGGTTGTCACGCAGTTGGATCTAATGATAGTAGACCACCTTCCGCTCGTATCGCACCAAACTTAGCAAACTTTGCGGATCGCGATATGGTTGCCGGTATTGCCGAAAACAATGAAGAAAACTTAAAAAAATGGCTGAAAGATCCTGAAAATATGAAGCCAGGAAACAAAATGACTGGCAAATATGGCAACTTAACGGATGATCAAATTGATGCATTAAATGCATACTTACAAACGTTAAAAGTTGAAAAGTAA
- the ctaB gene encoding protoheme IX farnesyltransferase, with the protein MNHATSELHDESAVTSVPETTRLQDLSALVKMGIVNSNTLTVFTGFWLALHFNGLSVMDNLDKLFFTIVGSGLIMAGVCCLNNYIDRDIDPLMERTKTRPTVTGKYKPGFALTFGLVILLLGFVFLLLTTPMAVLMGFIGAFTYVVLYTLWTKRKYTLNTVVGSISGAVPPLIGWAAIDPSLGHPIAWMLFLIMFIWQIPHFLALAMKRVDEYRNAGIPMLPVVHGFEITKRQIMIWTVCLLPLPFYMSGLGITFMVIATLLNIGWIALGFYGFRKKDDIKWSVQMFVYSLNYLTILFVSMIVVTFF; encoded by the coding sequence ATGAACCATGCAACAAGTGAGCTGCATGATGAGTCCGCTGTTACAAGTGTACCGGAAACAACTCGGTTACAAGATTTATCAGCACTCGTTAAAATGGGGATTGTAAACTCAAATACACTTACTGTATTTACAGGATTTTGGTTGGCGTTACACTTTAATGGATTAAGTGTGATGGACAATCTGGATAAGCTATTTTTTACAATCGTTGGTTCTGGATTAATTATGGCGGGGGTATGTTGTTTAAATAACTACATCGATAGAGACATCGATCCGTTAATGGAAAGAACAAAGACTCGTCCAACAGTTACTGGAAAGTATAAACCAGGATTTGCACTTACATTTGGACTAGTTATATTACTTCTTGGATTTGTATTCTTATTATTAACAACACCAATGGCAGTTTTAATGGGATTTATTGGTGCTTTCACATATGTTGTCCTATATACTTTATGGACAAAGAGAAAGTATACACTAAATACTGTTGTAGGTAGTATATCTGGAGCAGTTCCACCTTTAATTGGATGGGCAGCAATCGATCCATCTTTAGGTCATCCAATTGCTTGGATGTTATTTTTAATTATGTTTATTTGGCAAATCCCACATTTCCTTGCATTAGCGATGAAACGTGTTGATGAATATCGAAATGCAGGAATTCCAATGCTTCCTGTAGTTCATGGATTTGAAATTACGAAACGCCAAATTATGATTTGGACAGTATGTTTATTACCACTACCATTTTATATGAGTGGACTAGGGATAACATTTATGGTAATTGCAACACTGCTTAACATCGGATGGATCGCTTTAGGATTTTATGGCTTCCGTAAGAAAGATGACATAAAATGGTCCGTGCAAATGTTTGTTTATTCCCTAAATTATTTAACAATCTTATTTGTATCAATGATTGTAGTTACATTCTTCTAA